In Leptodesmis sichuanensis A121, the following are encoded in one genomic region:
- the ychF gene encoding redox-regulated ATPase YchF: MLRAGIVGLPNVGKSTLFNALVANAKATAANFPFCTIEPNVGVVAVPDERLEVLAKISNSAEIIPTRVEFVDIAGLVKGASQGEGLGNQFLANIREVDAIVHVVRCFENDDIIHVSGSVDPIRDIEVINLELALADLAQVEKRLDRARKQARGNKELQVEVDALEKVLPILNEGQPARQVELTEEEEAALKPLGLLTYKPIIYAANVSEDDLATGNAWVEQVRELAAKENAQVVVVSAQVESELIELPPEERQDFLESLGVTEGGLQSLIRATYELLGLRTYFTTGPKETRAWTIKAGMLAPQAAGVIHTDFERGFIRAETVAYQDLVATGSMAAAKEKGLVRSEGKDYTVQEGDVMLFRFNV, translated from the coding sequence ATGCTTCGAGCCGGGATTGTTGGGCTTCCCAACGTTGGCAAATCAACTTTATTCAATGCTCTGGTCGCCAATGCGAAAGCTACGGCAGCGAACTTTCCCTTCTGCACGATCGAACCGAATGTGGGGGTCGTGGCCGTTCCGGATGAGCGGTTGGAAGTGCTGGCTAAAATTTCCAATTCAGCGGAAATTATTCCGACCAGGGTGGAATTTGTCGATATTGCCGGATTGGTGAAGGGAGCCAGCCAGGGAGAAGGGTTGGGCAACCAATTTCTGGCGAATATTCGGGAAGTGGATGCGATCGTCCATGTGGTGCGCTGCTTTGAAAACGACGACATCATTCATGTTTCTGGCTCTGTCGATCCGATTCGCGATATCGAAGTGATCAATCTGGAACTGGCGCTGGCGGATCTGGCGCAGGTGGAGAAACGGCTCGATCGTGCCCGCAAACAGGCCAGGGGGAATAAGGAACTTCAGGTCGAAGTAGATGCCCTGGAAAAGGTGCTACCGATTTTAAATGAAGGCCAACCTGCTCGTCAGGTCGAGTTAACGGAAGAGGAAGAAGCCGCTCTCAAGCCATTGGGACTCCTGACTTATAAGCCCATCATTTATGCCGCCAATGTATCAGAAGATGATCTGGCCACAGGAAATGCCTGGGTAGAACAGGTACGAGAATTGGCAGCTAAAGAAAATGCTCAGGTGGTTGTGGTTTCTGCCCAGGTGGAATCGGAATTGATCGAATTGCCTCCAGAAGAACGGCAAGATTTTCTGGAATCACTGGGAGTTACAGAAGGGGGCTTGCAGTCTTTAATTCGGGCCACCTATGAATTGTTGGGGCTACGCACTTATTTCACGACCGGGCCGAAAGAAACTCGCGCCTGGACGATTAAAGCGGGAATGCTTGCTCCTCAGGCCGCTGGGGTAATTCATACAGACTTTGAGCGGGGATTTATTCGGGCAGAAACGGTAGCCTATCAGGATCTGGTTGCGACTGGCTCGATGGCGGCTGCCAAGGAGAAAGGTTTGGTTCGTAGTGAAGGAAAAGACTATACCGTGCA
- a CDS encoding protochlorophyllide reductase, which produces MAQNRKRTAIVTGASSGVGLYTAKALINRGWFVVMACRNVGKAGEAAQSVGLPQGSYSIMHIDLGSLDSVRKFAREFQASGRPLDALVCNAAIYMPLLKEPLRSPEGYELTMTTNHLGHFLLCNLLLDDLKKNPEPDKRVVILGTVTHNPDEPGGKVYPRPNVGNFEGFEAGFKDPVTMVDGKKFEPVKAYKDSKVCNVLTMLELHKRYHDSTGIIFSSLYPGCVADTPLFRNHYPLFQKLFPLFQKYITGGYVSQELAGERVAAVVADPEFKQSGAYWSWGNRQKKDRQAFVQRVSKQARDDEKAERMWETSAKLVGIA; this is translated from the coding sequence ATGGCACAAAATCGGAAGCGAACAGCAATTGTTACAGGCGCATCGTCAGGAGTCGGGTTATACACGGCAAAAGCGCTGATTAATCGGGGATGGTTTGTAGTAATGGCTTGCCGCAATGTTGGAAAAGCTGGGGAAGCCGCTCAATCTGTTGGTCTTCCCCAGGGCAGCTACAGCATCATGCATATTGATCTGGGATCGCTAGACAGTGTTCGCAAGTTTGCCAGGGAATTTCAGGCCAGCGGTCGGCCTCTGGATGCCCTGGTTTGTAATGCAGCCATCTATATGCCGTTGCTGAAAGAACCGCTGCGCAGTCCAGAAGGCTATGAACTGACGATGACGACGAATCACCTGGGTCATTTCCTGCTCTGTAACCTGCTGCTGGATGACCTGAAGAAAAACCCCGAACCCGATAAACGAGTGGTGATTTTGGGAACTGTGACCCACAACCCTGATGAACCCGGTGGTAAAGTCTATCCTCGCCCAAATGTTGGCAACTTTGAGGGCTTTGAGGCTGGTTTCAAAGATCCCGTAACGATGGTGGATGGCAAGAAGTTTGAACCAGTGAAAGCCTATAAAGACAGCAAAGTGTGCAATGTGCTGACGATGCTGGAATTACACAAGCGCTATCACGATTCCACCGGAATTATCTTTAGCTCTCTGTATCCGGGCTGTGTGGCAGATACCCCTTTGTTCCGGAACCACTATCCCTTGTTCCAAAAATTATTCCCGCTCTTCCAGAAGTACATTACGGGCGGCTATGTTTCCCAGGAACTGGCTGGAGAACGAGTAGCAGCCGTCGTCGCCGATCCGGAGTTTAAGCAATCGGGAGCCTACTGGAGTTGGGGTAATCGTCAGAAGAAAGACCGCCAAGCCTTCGTGCAACGGGTTTCCAAGCAAGCCCGCGATGACGAAAAAGCAGAGCGGATGTGGGAAACTTCGGCCAAACTGGTGGGGATTGCCTGA
- a CDS encoding HNH endonuclease, with product MSKVLVLNASYEPLNITSWRRAVVLLLKGKAEQVEHNGKYVYSGFPLPTVIRLRHYVRVPYKEIPLTRKNLLHRDGHACQYCNYTGEDLTLDHVIPRSRGGGDTWENIVTACVRCNVKKGNRTPKEAGMLLQIPPRKPYSGLYFEVTKHVKNGLNQEWRKYVIGM from the coding sequence ATGAGCAAGGTTCTGGTGCTCAACGCTTCCTACGAACCGCTCAATATTACGAGCTGGCGCAGGGCGGTCGTATTACTGCTGAAAGGTAAGGCAGAGCAGGTTGAACACAACGGCAAGTATGTCTACTCCGGATTTCCGTTGCCAACTGTAATCCGTCTGCGTCACTATGTGCGGGTGCCTTACAAAGAGATTCCGCTCACGCGCAAAAACCTGCTGCATCGGGATGGCCATGCCTGCCAGTACTGTAACTATACTGGAGAGGATTTAACCCTCGATCATGTGATCCCGAGATCGCGGGGAGGTGGAGATACCTGGGAGAACATTGTCACAGCCTGTGTGCGGTGTAACGTCAAGAAAGGCAACCGGACTCCCAAGGAAGCTGGGATGCTGTTGCAAATTCCGCCTCGCAAACCCTATAGCGGACTTTATTTTGAAGTTACCAAGCACGTTAAGAATGGCCTGAATCAGGAATGGCGTAAATATGTTATCGGTATGTGA
- the bioF gene encoding 8-amino-7-oxononanoate synthase, which produces MSDPYSWLEPALATIHRASWYRSVNAITSRPGPIVLLNGQPVLNFASNDYLGLAGDDRLIQAAIAATQEYGTGSTGSRLISGHRELHRELERAIASWKQTEDAIVFSSGYLANLGTISALVGKRDLILADQYNHSSLKNGAILSGATLFNYAHCNLEQVRQLLSQYRSQYRRCLILTDSIFSMDGDLCPLPELLDLAVEFNSMLLVDEAHATGVLGATGSGSVEHFGCTGRPLVQMGTLSKALGSLGGYVAGSAALIDFLRNRAASWIYTTGLSPADTAAALEAIRIIHQEPQRRTQLWQNVHHLISRLTPHFPADGNVPTSRSPLPLPSPTRTLLPSPSPILCLQVDAPGTVLAIGQALQKAGIFVSVVRPPTVPTSRLRITVMATHELSHLEQLAEGLSQISID; this is translated from the coding sequence GTGAGTGATCCCTACAGTTGGCTAGAGCCAGCCTTAGCAACCATTCACCGGGCGAGCTGGTATCGCTCGGTGAATGCAATCACCTCTCGTCCCGGCCCCATAGTTCTGCTGAATGGTCAGCCTGTCCTGAACTTTGCCAGCAACGATTATTTGGGGTTAGCTGGGGACGATCGCCTGATCCAGGCAGCGATCGCGGCGACTCAGGAATACGGTACAGGCAGCACTGGCTCGCGCTTAATTAGCGGTCATCGAGAACTGCATCGAGAACTGGAACGAGCGATCGCTTCCTGGAAACAAACCGAGGATGCGATCGTTTTTAGTTCTGGCTATCTCGCTAATCTGGGAACCATTAGTGCGCTGGTCGGCAAACGGGATTTAATCCTGGCCGATCAATACAACCACTCCAGCCTGAAGAACGGGGCCATTCTCAGTGGAGCCACCCTATTCAACTATGCCCACTGCAATCTGGAGCAAGTTCGCCAACTCCTGAGCCAATACCGTTCCCAGTACCGCCGCTGCCTGATCCTGACCGACAGCATCTTCAGCATGGATGGCGACCTTTGCCCCCTGCCTGAACTTCTGGATCTGGCGGTAGAATTTAACTCCATGCTGCTGGTAGATGAGGCTCATGCCACGGGAGTTTTAGGAGCGACCGGATCTGGCAGTGTCGAACATTTTGGTTGTACCGGACGGCCCCTCGTACAAATGGGGACGCTCAGTAAAGCCCTTGGCAGTCTAGGAGGCTATGTTGCCGGATCCGCCGCCCTGATTGACTTTCTCCGCAATCGGGCCGCCAGTTGGATCTACACTACGGGACTTTCTCCCGCCGATACTGCCGCTGCCCTGGAAGCTATTCGCATCATTCATCAGGAACCCCAACGCCGCACCCAACTCTGGCAAAACGTCCACCACCTCATCAGCCGCCTCACCCCACACTTTCCTGCTGATGGAAACGTTCCAACGAGCCGTTCCCCCCTCCCCCTCCCCTCCCCTACTCGCACGCTCCTCCCCTCCCCCTCCCCCATTCTTTGCCTGCAAGTCGATGCTCCTGGCACTGTTCTAGCGATCGGCCAGGCCTTGCAAAAGGCTGGGATCTTTGTGTCTGTCGTGCGTCCGCCCACCGTACCCACCAGTCGTCTACGGATTACGGTGATGGCCACCCATGAACTCAGTCACCTGGAGCAACTGGCCGAGGGATTGAGCCAGATTTCGATAGACT
- a CDS encoding DHH family phosphoesterase — MPSDSSTSRKVPSRNSALAVADDDVQAEPDPHSVLPSEPTEALPRTTIDTSPYVSQPFAYDVPRSREQSQKIETFRQTLERHRGERQIIVLQDFPDPDALSSAWTYKLIAQNFDIQCEMVYGGTLSHQENIALVKLTSLPVQRWALPTLKSRDLTVYQGCALIDNQGTTSQLMPSLQEAGIPTVVVIDHHSMQGDIKSEFVDIRPYTRATATILTQYLQAGLLKLDSNSSEHVKCATALMHGLRSDTNALRQAQEEDFLAAAYLSRFYDGQLLNAVLQSSRSKQVMDVIERSLKNRIVKNNFSIAGVGYLRYDDRDAIPQAADFLVTEENVHTAVVYGIVQDEDDDIELVIGSLRTNKITLDPDEFLKEAFGQDTHGRFFGGGRSQAGGFEIPLGFLSGFTESAEYSKMKWSVFDAQVKQKLLRLINPDQHYHNGMS, encoded by the coding sequence ATGCCATCTGATTCATCAACTTCCCGTAAAGTTCCCTCCCGTAACAGCGCACTGGCCGTAGCAGACGATGACGTGCAAGCTGAGCCTGATCCTCACTCTGTCCTGCCATCGGAGCCAACTGAAGCCCTACCCAGGACAACGATCGACACCAGCCCTTATGTCAGTCAACCATTTGCTTACGATGTTCCCCGCTCCCGTGAACAGAGTCAGAAAATAGAAACATTCCGGCAAACTCTGGAACGGCATCGCGGCGAACGGCAGATCATCGTCCTGCAAGACTTCCCTGATCCCGATGCGCTGTCTTCAGCCTGGACATATAAACTGATCGCGCAAAACTTTGATATTCAGTGTGAGATGGTCTATGGCGGAACCCTCAGCCATCAGGAAAACATTGCGCTGGTAAAATTAACCAGTCTTCCAGTACAACGGTGGGCACTGCCAACCCTCAAAAGCCGCGATCTTACGGTTTATCAGGGATGTGCCCTGATTGACAATCAAGGAACTACCAGCCAACTGATGCCCTCCTTGCAAGAAGCTGGCATTCCTACCGTGGTCGTGATTGATCACCACAGTATGCAAGGGGATATCAAATCGGAATTTGTTGATATTCGTCCATATACACGGGCCACAGCGACGATTCTGACACAATACCTGCAAGCTGGCCTCTTAAAGCTTGATTCCAATTCCAGTGAACATGTGAAGTGTGCAACCGCGTTAATGCACGGCTTGCGATCGGACACCAACGCCCTGCGGCAAGCCCAAGAGGAAGATTTTCTCGCTGCCGCTTACCTGAGTCGGTTTTATGACGGTCAGTTACTGAACGCGGTCTTGCAATCCTCCCGCTCCAAGCAGGTGATGGATGTGATTGAACGATCGCTGAAAAACCGCATCGTGAAGAACAACTTCTCGATCGCGGGAGTGGGTTATCTTCGCTACGACGATCGGGATGCGATTCCCCAAGCCGCAGATTTTCTAGTGACCGAAGAAAACGTCCATACGGCTGTAGTCTACGGCATTGTCCAGGATGAAGATGACGACATTGAACTGGTGATCGGTTCCCTGCGAACCAATAAAATCACCCTGGATCCGGACGAATTTTTGAAGGAAGCCTTCGGCCAGGATACTCACGGTCGCTTCTTTGGCGGTGGGCGATCGCAGGCAGGCGGTTTTGAAATTCCCCTCGGCTTCCTCTCTGGGTTCACCGAAAGCGCCGAATATTCCAAGATGAAATGGAGTGTGTTTGATGCCCAGGTCAAACAAAAACTGCTACGCCTGATTAACCCAGATCAGCATTACCACAATGGCATGAGCTAA
- a CDS encoding DUF1823 family protein, with translation MSDLPELTTATLWGIINDEISDDTAHQLVWHCLGYRLDPASGQWDTSEVASEWQQEYPEPPKFIESRPATVKLTRSIPAEHKQLLKEELGFKGYTVDELVPRKTRRATIANWLLSYMKLHEISA, from the coding sequence ATGTCAGACTTACCCGAATTGACAACAGCAACCCTTTGGGGAATCATCAACGACGAAATTTCCGATGATACAGCCCATCAATTAGTGTGGCACTGTTTGGGCTATCGGCTCGATCCGGCTTCCGGCCAGTGGGATACTTCCGAAGTCGCCTCAGAGTGGCAACAGGAGTATCCTGAACCCCCTAAATTTATCGAAAGTCGTCCGGCTACTGTGAAATTGACGCGATCGATCCCTGCTGAACATAAGCAACTGTTGAAGGAGGAACTGGGGTTCAAGGGCTACACAGTCGATGAATTAGTGCCTCGAAAAACTCGCCGTGCCACGATCGCCAATTGGCTGCTCAGCTACATGAAACTACACGAAATTTCTGCCTGA
- a CDS encoding MarR family winged helix-turn-helix transcriptional regulator, with protein sequence MASQPLEQITHGWQAILAPYGLGYRIKLLSQLLSRKFQERLEPFGLTAFHWVVLCCLWEEDGLPTSGIGEKLQQVGGTMTGVLDRMEERGLIRRERDQIDRRVWRIWLTEEGKQLKDVLPPIAVEIREHAMQGIAVADREKFSELVDQAIANLV encoded by the coding sequence ATGGCTTCCCAGCCTCTTGAGCAAATAACCCATGGATGGCAGGCAATTCTAGCTCCCTATGGATTGGGATACCGGATTAAGCTGCTATCCCAACTCCTCAGTCGGAAGTTTCAGGAACGATTGGAGCCGTTTGGTCTGACGGCTTTCCACTGGGTTGTCTTGTGTTGCCTGTGGGAAGAAGATGGATTACCGACTTCCGGCATCGGCGAGAAACTGCAACAGGTCGGCGGCACGATGACAGGGGTTCTGGATCGGATGGAAGAACGCGGACTCATCCGGAGAGAGCGGGATCAGATCGATCGCCGAGTTTGGCGAATCTGGCTGACGGAGGAAGGCAAACAATTAAAAGATGTCCTCCCTCCAATTGCGGTCGAAATTCGGGAGCATGCAATGCAGGGAATAGCCGTTGCTGATCGGGAGAAGTTTTCTGAACTGGTGGATCAAGCGATCGCTAATTTGGTTTAA
- the alr gene encoding alanine racemase, whose translation MLSWEQSPNLARMQRERAWVEIDVAALAHNVRQVKGLLSRQTDLMAVVKADAYGHGATTVARTVLQAGASWLGVATIPEGIELREAGIQAPILILGATYTPEQIQAIARWNLQPTLCTPKQALVFSETMADLRYGKPLPVHLKIDTGMSRLGTPWQEAVEFVQLTQRLPHLEIASIYSHLATAESRDRTTAKQQQQRFEWVIEQIKQAGVTCPRLHLANSAGTLTDPSLHYDLVRVGLALYGLYPAEHLKSILSLKPALQVKARVTQVKTLQPGTGVSYGHRFVADREMQIAVVAIGYADGIPRNLSNQMTVLVQGQKVPQIGAITMDQLMLDVSQMPDLQEGDVVTILGRSGQQCISADDWAATLGTISWEILCGFKHRLPRVAVGQASADLALEAKA comes from the coding sequence ATGTTGAGTTGGGAACAAAGCCCAAATTTGGCCCGAATGCAGCGAGAACGGGCCTGGGTAGAAATTGATGTGGCAGCTCTGGCCCATAACGTTCGGCAGGTTAAAGGTTTATTGTCCCGGCAGACAGACTTGATGGCTGTGGTGAAAGCGGATGCTTACGGGCATGGGGCTACTACCGTCGCTCGAACTGTTTTGCAGGCTGGAGCCAGTTGGTTGGGGGTGGCCACGATTCCAGAAGGGATCGAACTGCGGGAGGCGGGGATTCAAGCGCCAATTCTGATCCTGGGAGCGACCTATACACCAGAACAAATTCAGGCGATCGCCCGCTGGAACCTGCAACCTACCCTGTGTACTCCGAAGCAGGCACTGGTCTTTTCAGAAACGATGGCTGATCTCCGGTACGGTAAACCCCTCCCCGTTCACTTAAAAATTGATACGGGAATGTCGCGGTTAGGAACCCCCTGGCAGGAGGCGGTGGAGTTTGTGCAATTGACGCAGCGGTTACCTCATCTGGAGATTGCCAGTATTTATTCTCATCTGGCGACAGCAGAGAGCCGCGATCGCACAACCGCAAAACAGCAACAGCAACGGTTTGAGTGGGTCATTGAGCAAATTAAACAAGCTGGAGTGACTTGCCCCCGCTTGCACCTGGCTAACTCCGCTGGCACCCTGACTGATCCCAGCTTGCATTACGACCTGGTACGGGTTGGGCTGGCACTGTATGGCCTTTATCCGGCGGAGCACCTGAAGTCTATCCTTTCTCTTAAGCCTGCACTCCAGGTGAAGGCTCGTGTTACCCAGGTTAAAACCCTGCAACCGGGAACAGGAGTTAGCTATGGGCACCGTTTTGTCGCCGATCGGGAAATGCAAATAGCGGTCGTGGCAATTGGCTATGCCGATGGGATTCCCCGAAATCTGTCAAATCAGATGACGGTGCTGGTGCAGGGACAGAAAGTGCCGCAGATTGGTGCGATCACAATGGATCAGTTAATGCTGGATGTCAGCCAAATGCCTGATTTACAAGAAGGAGATGTGGTCACAATTTTGGGCCGTTCTGGTCAACAATGCATCTCTGCTGATGATTGGGCTGCGACCCTGGGAACCATCTCCTGGGAAATTCTCTGCGGCTTCAAGCATCGCCTGCCGCGAGTAGCTGTGGGCCAAGCTTCTGCAGATTTAGCCTTGGAAGCAAAAGCTTAA
- a CDS encoding oligosaccharide flippase family protein, with protein MTESSMEKVPGEIPGKTSRSLFKRVIRGSIWTIGGHGASQIIRLASNLIISRLLFPEAFGLMALVYTFLAGLEMLSDFGVFPNIIQSKRGDDPKFLNTAWTLNGGRGIILWLCACLIAWPVSIFYKEPILQWLLPVAGLTTIMSGFVSTKWATANRHLDLRRLTIVELSTQILSILIMIGCAFAAKLANAPRDLAVWSLVVGTLFASVMKLVLSHTYLKGEKNHFEWDKESLTELAHFGRWIFFTTLLTFFAIQGSNLVVPRLMGVAFMGVFSFAQNLARLTGDIVGMLGSKVLFPSYSELVRDRPERLYPVLRKTRLVLNWLTLAVALFFVFFGEPLIHIMYDKRYADAGWMLQILALGSLVATPGSTYTNVLLAQGKTAILTGLMAIQVVLQFTTMFVGYYLGGDYGVIVGIAAMAWFLYPFQAICYARLSIWQPEVDLPIIGIASGLAALIFFHRI; from the coding sequence ATGACTGAGAGTTCAATGGAAAAAGTACCAGGCGAAATCCCTGGAAAAACATCCCGATCGCTGTTCAAGCGGGTGATTCGTGGATCGATTTGGACAATTGGTGGTCATGGAGCCAGCCAGATCATTCGTCTGGCCAGCAACCTAATTATCAGTCGCTTGCTCTTTCCAGAAGCCTTTGGTTTGATGGCCCTGGTTTACACCTTTCTGGCTGGGTTAGAAATGCTGTCGGACTTCGGGGTGTTCCCTAACATCATCCAAAGTAAACGGGGAGATGATCCCAAGTTTTTGAACACCGCCTGGACACTGAATGGGGGGCGGGGCATTATTCTCTGGTTATGTGCCTGTTTAATCGCGTGGCCCGTTTCTATCTTTTATAAAGAACCTATCCTACAGTGGCTCTTACCCGTTGCTGGTCTGACAACCATCATGTCCGGCTTTGTTTCAACCAAATGGGCCACTGCCAATCGTCATTTGGATCTGCGTCGTTTAACGATCGTCGAACTGAGCACGCAAATCCTGTCCATTTTGATCATGATTGGTTGCGCGTTTGCGGCTAAGTTGGCCAATGCTCCTCGAGATTTAGCTGTTTGGTCACTAGTGGTTGGTACCCTGTTTGCTTCAGTCATGAAGCTCGTCCTGAGTCATACCTATCTGAAGGGAGAAAAAAATCATTTTGAGTGGGATAAAGAATCGCTAACAGAACTAGCTCACTTTGGACGGTGGATCTTTTTTACAACCCTGTTAACCTTTTTTGCGATCCAGGGCAGTAATCTGGTTGTTCCCCGGTTGATGGGTGTGGCGTTTATGGGGGTATTCTCCTTTGCCCAAAACCTTGCGCGGTTGACTGGAGATATTGTCGGGATGCTGGGAAGCAAGGTTCTATTCCCCTCCTATTCAGAACTGGTTCGCGATCGCCCCGAACGGCTCTACCCAGTCCTGAGAAAAACTCGGTTAGTACTGAATTGGTTAACCCTGGCTGTGGCCCTCTTCTTCGTTTTCTTTGGAGAACCGCTGATCCATATCATGTATGACAAGCGGTATGCCGATGCAGGCTGGATGCTGCAAATTTTGGCTCTAGGTTCACTGGTTGCCACCCCTGGCTCTACCTATACCAATGTTTTATTAGCTCAAGGTAAAACCGCCATCCTGACTGGTTTGATGGCCATTCAGGTAGTTCTGCAATTTACCACTATGTTTGTGGGCTACTATCTGGGAGGCGATTATGGGGTGATTGTAGGCATTGCTGCAATGGCCTGGTTCCTGTATCCCTTTCAGGCGATCTGCTATGCCCGGTTATCCATCTGGCAACCCGAAGTGGATCTGCCCATTATTGGCATCGCCTCTGGTCTGGCCGCGCTCATCTTCTTCCATAGAATTTAG
- the sixA gene encoding phosphohistidine phosphatase SixA, with protein sequence MATETTLYLVRHGLAGEHGSYANDNDRPLTEEGKQKTRQVARRLATLNLEFDLILTSPLVRAKQTAEILMDVGLGKQLEEFSPLAPGGRIEDWVEWLSSWKPGKTGCLALVGHEPGLSTWAETLIWGEAKGAIALKKAGVMGLLLPKTGSPIGHSQLFWLTPPRFLLG encoded by the coding sequence ATGGCTACTGAAACCACTCTTTACCTCGTCCGTCATGGTCTTGCGGGAGAACACGGCTCCTACGCTAATGATAACGATCGGCCTTTGACGGAAGAGGGGAAGCAAAAAACCCGGCAGGTGGCTCGTCGTCTGGCTACCCTAAACCTGGAGTTTGATCTGATATTGACCAGTCCCCTGGTACGGGCCAAACAGACGGCGGAAATCCTGATGGATGTGGGTCTGGGCAAACAGTTAGAGGAATTCAGCCCTTTAGCGCCTGGAGGCCGGATTGAGGACTGGGTAGAGTGGTTATCCTCCTGGAAACCGGGGAAAACGGGGTGTCTGGCCCTGGTGGGTCATGAACCAGGGTTAAGTACCTGGGCTGAAACGCTCATCTGGGGTGAGGCCAAAGGTGCGATCGCACTGAAAAAGGCTGGAGTCATGGGATTACTGTTACCGAAAACCGGATCTCCGATTGGGCATAGCCAACTCTTCTGGCTGACTCCGCCCCGTTTTTTGTTAGGATAA
- a CDS encoding cysteine desulfurase family protein — MEMSQRPIYMDCHATTPVDPRVMEAMLPFFTEHFGNAASTSHQYGWEAQAAVTRSREILAAAINATPEEIIFTSGATEANNLVLKGVAEAYVGKGRHIITVETEHNAVLDTCRYLRSQGFEITFLPVQANGIIDLGELEMAFRPDTILVSVMAANNEIGVLQPLAEIGGMCKGRDVLFHTDAAQAIGKIPLNVESMNIDLMSLTAHKVYGPKGIGAVYVRRRNPRVQLAPQLHGGGHERGMRSGTLYTPQIVGFAEAVKLGIEVMEAETKETIRLRDRLWNQLQPLGGIYINGHPTKRLPSNLNISVAGVDGQALILGLQPVVSVSAGSACTSAKATPSHVLKAIGRSNDFAYASIRFGIGRFNTEAEIDRVAKHTIETIEALRQAAKMSA; from the coding sequence ATGGAAATGTCCCAACGCCCGATCTACATGGATTGTCACGCCACCACTCCCGTTGATCCGCGCGTGATGGAGGCTATGCTCCCCTTCTTTACTGAGCATTTTGGCAACGCTGCTAGTACCAGTCATCAATACGGATGGGAAGCACAAGCGGCTGTCACTCGTTCTAGAGAAATTCTGGCCGCAGCCATTAACGCCACTCCAGAAGAAATTATTTTTACCAGTGGAGCTACGGAAGCCAACAATCTAGTACTCAAAGGCGTTGCAGAAGCCTATGTTGGCAAGGGCCGTCACATCATCACGGTTGAAACGGAGCATAACGCCGTCCTGGATACCTGCCGCTACTTGCGATCGCAGGGCTTTGAAATTACCTTTTTGCCCGTGCAAGCCAATGGGATCATTGACCTGGGTGAGTTAGAAATGGCCTTCCGCCCCGATACGATCCTGGTTTCAGTGATGGCGGCCAATAATGAAATCGGCGTTTTACAACCCCTGGCAGAGATTGGGGGGATGTGCAAGGGGCGGGATGTACTGTTCCACACGGATGCGGCTCAGGCGATCGGCAAGATTCCACTGAACGTAGAGTCCATGAATATTGATCTAATGTCTCTGACCGCTCACAAAGTGTATGGGCCAAAAGGGATTGGAGCGGTCTATGTGCGGCGACGCAATCCCAGAGTACAACTGGCTCCCCAACTACATGGAGGTGGCCATGAACGGGGAATGCGATCGGGCACCCTGTATACTCCTCAAATCGTTGGGTTTGCGGAGGCGGTCAAACTGGGAATCGAAGTGATGGAAGCCGAAACGAAGGAAACCATTCGGCTGCGCGATCGCCTCTGGAACCAGTTGCAACCTTTAGGCGGAATTTACATTAACGGCCATCCCACCAAACGACTGCCCAGCAATTTAAACATCAGTGTTGCTGGGGTAGATGGTCAGGCACTGATCCTGGGACTGCAACCCGTTGTCTCAGTTTCTGCTGGATCCGCCTGCACCTCTGCAAAAGCAACTCCTTCCCATGTGCTGAAAGCGATTGGCCGATCGAATGACTTTGCCTATGCCTCCATCCGGTTTGGCATTGGCCGCTTCAATACGGAGGCGGAAATCGATCGGGTGGCCAAGCATACGATTGAAACGATTGAAGCACTGCGTCAAGCCGCAAAGATGTCTGCCTGA